In one Mucilaginibacter sp. PAMB04168 genomic region, the following are encoded:
- a CDS encoding DUF5689 domain-containing protein, whose translation MKKTILYITALLVIGAVWMGCKRESDYIPITVSPYISLYDLRELYSGTDVTLAKENMYGCDKITGVVISDYAQGNLPPGFLILQDRRRLSQLRGIAIPIGADATKFVSGDSVVVTVTGGTLTRADNILQIKNIPLSAINKIASGKPIAPNRVNSSAILADPLKYESTLVTIVKGGFDPIPTPSDKFAGNKFVNDGFDNITLHTEPGAAFANNVLPVSANFYGIVYNTTSADGKLTPQIRMRKAEDSQLLSSTISLTPIVISGFINDVSGGDGNYEYIQLLATRDIDFAVTPFSVVVTNNAGGSTPGGFPANGWATGGGSVAVGSTAATTFRTFKFNLTQGTAKKGTFFYVGGAGKMINGSSSTSMASSNWIRSFNYTTTDGDGFGIRNTGFFANSGNAFGMAVFNGTAVTKDSEPIDVMFVSTGGNLFSAGPPALGYKITNTDFYDVVNPITLQSQPYYRQGTNTTALTYTTPSDQGFYYKLGGTYNTRLGRWVKARTQSIIQLTKTSSINEIEAEFPVATADKPGVAPTGLKD comes from the coding sequence ATGAAAAAGACAATACTTTATATTACTGCACTTTTGGTGATAGGTGCCGTTTGGATGGGTTGTAAGCGCGAAAGCGATTATATACCGATTACCGTTAGCCCATACATATCCTTATACGATTTACGCGAACTATACAGCGGCACGGACGTAACTTTAGCTAAAGAAAACATGTATGGATGCGATAAAATTACAGGAGTGGTAATCTCCGATTATGCACAAGGTAATTTGCCTCCCGGATTTTTGATATTGCAAGATAGACGCCGCCTTTCGCAACTAAGGGGTATTGCCATACCAATTGGTGCCGATGCTACAAAATTTGTATCGGGCGATTCGGTAGTTGTAACCGTAACCGGCGGTACATTAACCAGGGCCGATAACATATTACAAATCAAAAATATTCCGCTAAGCGCAATCAATAAAATAGCGAGCGGTAAGCCCATAGCTCCTAACCGGGTTAATAGCAGCGCCATTCTTGCCGATCCGCTTAAGTACGAAAGTACCTTAGTGACCATTGTAAAAGGTGGTTTTGACCCTATACCAACGCCTAGTGATAAGTTTGCCGGCAACAAATTTGTAAATGACGGTTTTGATAACATTACCCTGCATACCGAACCCGGCGCTGCATTTGCCAACAACGTTCTGCCGGTTAGTGCTAACTTCTACGGCATTGTGTATAATACTACCAGTGCCGATGGTAAGTTAACGCCTCAAATCAGGATGCGCAAAGCGGAGGATTCGCAACTGCTTAGTTCTACGATATCACTTACGCCAATTGTTATCAGCGGTTTCATCAACGACGTATCGGGCGGCGACGGAAATTATGAGTATATACAGTTGTTGGCCACACGCGATATCGATTTTGCGGTAACACCGTTTTCAGTAGTCGTTACTAACAATGCAGGCGGCTCTACACCAGGCGGCTTCCCGGCAAACGGCTGGGCTACGGGTGGTGGCTCTGTTGCAGTCGGTTCAACAGCAGCTACAACATTCCGTACCTTTAAGTTTAATTTAACACAAGGCACGGCCAAAAAAGGTACGTTCTTTTATGTAGGCGGGGCTGGTAAAATGATAAACGGATCATCTTCAACCAGCATGGCCTCATCTAACTGGATAAGGTCGTTTAACTATACCACTACCGATGGTGATGGTTTCGGCATACGTAATACCGGATTTTTTGCCAACAGTGGTAACGCATTTGGTATGGCTGTATTTAATGGTACAGCGGTAACTAAAGATAGTGAACCTATCGATGTGATGTTTGTGAGTACCGGCGGTAACCTGTTCTCAGCCGGCCCTCCGGCGCTAGGCTATAAAATAACCAACACCGATTTTTATGATGTGGTTAATCCAATTACCTTACAATCACAGCCGTATTACAGGCAGGGTACAAACACAACCGCCCTCACCTACACCACTCCTTCCGATCAGGGCTTTTATTATAAACTGGGCGGTACTTATAATACACGCTTAGGCAGGTGGGTAAAGGCCCGTACACAATCTATCATTCAGTTAACCAAAACATCATCAATTAACGAAATAGAAGCAGAGTTTCCGGTGGCAACTGCCGATAAGCCGGGCGTTGCACCTACCGGTTTGAAAGATTAA
- a CDS encoding SusD/RagB family nutrient-binding outer membrane lipoprotein, which yields MKSLKKITSYILLSAVTALASCTKDFNEVNTDPIGKTSTTANQLLAPALVNILQANMVRNRGFNNELMQVTVDVSDSEGRVFRYDVRRNWADYTWNAWYPELTNLRDIYTIASQPGSENSSYKGISLITQAWVFQLLTDVYGDVPYSQANQGKEGSLQPVYDKQKDIYLDLFNKLEEANKLLAEGKEIIKTGDPVYQGDVSKWRRFGNSLYLRLLLRVSGKAEVSSQVIAKIKEIAETNKGNYPIMEDNTHTAKILWNGTNSSTAVYSSPLMINVRPVDFRTPAITSFFLGNLTNWVDPRITTATYGTNGYNRFGIANGPNGLVGVPSGYDIGLGLTKQAYFYSDAQSAAVTLQTDPYTGIIMNCAEVDFILAEAAAKGWISGTGEAYYIKGIGDGLNYWLPNFFKTASDPALIDYITKADIDWDNSLPLNTTTPGTPSKMELIQLQKYYAMFLVDFQQWFEYRRTGHPFLPKGTGLANGGRMPARLNYPLASQSTNPTSYANAVASQGADDINTLVWWQKP from the coding sequence ATGAAATCGTTAAAGAAAATAACCAGCTATATATTACTGTCGGCCGTTACTGCTTTAGCTTCTTGTACAAAAGATTTTAATGAAGTAAATACCGACCCAATAGGTAAAACAAGTACCACAGCAAACCAGTTATTAGCGCCGGCGCTAGTGAATATTTTACAGGCTAATATGGTGCGTAACCGAGGCTTTAACAACGAGTTAATGCAGGTTACGGTAGATGTAAGTGATTCGGAGGGCAGAGTTTTTAGGTATGATGTAAGACGTAACTGGGCAGATTACACCTGGAACGCCTGGTATCCGGAATTGACCAACCTGCGCGATATATATACGATTGCCAGTCAACCCGGCTCAGAAAATTCATCATACAAAGGCATTTCGTTAATTACCCAGGCCTGGGTTTTTCAATTGCTAACTGATGTTTACGGCGATGTGCCTTACTCACAAGCTAATCAGGGCAAAGAAGGCAGTTTACAACCGGTGTACGATAAGCAAAAAGACATCTATCTTGATTTGTTTAACAAGCTGGAAGAGGCTAACAAGCTGTTGGCCGAAGGAAAGGAAATTATCAAAACAGGCGATCCGGTATACCAGGGCGATGTTAGCAAATGGCGCAGGTTTGGGAATTCGTTGTACCTGCGGTTGCTGCTTCGTGTTTCAGGCAAGGCAGAAGTCAGCTCACAGGTAATTGCCAAAATTAAGGAGATTGCCGAAACCAATAAGGGAAACTATCCTATTATGGAGGATAACACCCACACCGCAAAAATTTTGTGGAATGGAACTAACAGTAGTACTGCAGTATATTCTTCGCCATTGATGATTAACGTGCGGCCGGTTGACTTCAGAACGCCGGCTATCACCAGTTTCTTTTTAGGAAACCTCACCAACTGGGTTGATCCGCGTATTACTACCGCTACGTATGGCACTAATGGTTACAATAGGTTTGGCATTGCAAATGGCCCAAATGGTTTAGTTGGTGTACCAAGTGGTTATGATATTGGTTTGGGATTAACAAAGCAGGCTTATTTTTATTCTGACGCACAAAGCGCGGCTGTTACTTTGCAAACTGACCCATATACTGGCATCATCATGAACTGTGCCGAGGTTGATTTCATTTTAGCCGAGGCTGCTGCTAAAGGCTGGATTAGTGGAACGGGCGAAGCATATTATATTAAAGGTATTGGTGATGGATTAAATTACTGGTTGCCTAACTTTTTCAAAACAGCTTCAGACCCTGCTTTAATCGATTATATAACCAAAGCTGATATTGATTGGGATAACAGCTTGCCGCTGAATACCACTACACCGGGCACACCCAGCAAAATGGAGTTAATTCAGCTGCAGAAATATTACGCCATGTTTCTGGTCGATTTTCAACAATGGTTTGAGTATCGCAGAACGGGCCATCCTTTTCTTCCAAAAGGTACGGGTTTGGCTAATGGCGGCAGAATGCCTGCAAGGCTAAATTATCCTTTGGCTTCTCAATCAACAAACCCTACAAGCTATGCCAATGCGGTAGCATCGCAAGGCGCTGATGATATTAACACATTAGTTTGGTGGCAAAAACCATAA